A window of the Synechococcus sp. JA-3-3Ab genome harbors these coding sequences:
- the thrB gene encoding homoserine kinase has product MVRERVEVIVPATTANLGPGFDCIGAALELYNHFQFREIPTGLSIHYRGSDHISQSKDNLVYRAFCRAFELLSKPVPGVEIEITLNVPLARGLGSSATAIVGGLLGANALGSLNLAPETLLQLAIALEGHPDNVVPALQGGCQLCVQGQQGQWVFCPVDWHERIGLVAAVPNFKLSTQAAREILPKSVSLADAVFSVSHLGLLIRSLQSGRADWLKVALQDRLHQPARMELITGFKTVQAAALAAGAYGVVISGAGPTLLAFCAPEERERVGCAMVGAWEQLDIEAEAKPLNLDRQGGRVVIHSQI; this is encoded by the coding sequence TTGGTTAGAGAGCGAGTAGAGGTGATCGTCCCCGCCACCACCGCTAACTTGGGGCCGGGGTTCGATTGCATCGGTGCAGCCCTGGAGCTCTACAACCACTTCCAATTTCGCGAGATTCCCACCGGCCTCAGCATCCACTATCGCGGCAGCGATCACATCAGCCAGAGCAAGGACAACCTGGTGTACCGCGCTTTCTGCCGTGCTTTCGAGCTGCTAAGCAAGCCGGTGCCGGGGGTGGAGATTGAGATCACCCTCAACGTGCCCCTGGCGCGGGGCCTGGGCAGCTCTGCCACTGCCATTGTCGGCGGCCTGTTGGGGGCTAATGCTCTTGGATCGCTGAACCTGGCTCCTGAGACCCTCCTGCAGTTGGCCATTGCCCTTGAAGGCCATCCCGACAACGTGGTGCCCGCCCTCCAGGGCGGCTGTCAACTCTGTGTGCAGGGGCAGCAGGGGCAATGGGTATTTTGCCCGGTGGATTGGCACGAGCGCATCGGCCTAGTGGCAGCGGTGCCTAACTTTAAGCTGTCTACCCAGGCGGCCCGCGAGATCCTGCCCAAGTCCGTCAGCCTGGCGGATGCTGTCTTTTCCGTCAGTCACCTGGGGCTGCTTATCCGCAGCCTGCAGTCGGGGCGGGCGGACTGGCTGAAGGTGGCCTTGCAGGATCGACTGCACCAACCGGCGCGCATGGAGCTGATTACCGGCTTCAAAACCGTCCAGGCAGCGGCTCTGGCTGCCGGGGCCTATGGGGTGGTGATCAGCGGGGCTGGCCCCACGCTTTTAGCCTTCTGCGCCCCGGAGGAGCGAGAACGGGTGGGATGCGCCATGGTCGGCGCCTGGGAGCAACTGGATATCGAAGCAGAGGCCAAACCCCTGAATTTGGATCGACAGGGGGGACGGGTGGTGATCCATTCCCAAATATAG
- a CDS encoding ABC transporter permease, producing the protein MSLPIAARMAWQMVRRYRLRTGLSMLGILIGNAAVVAIAGFGHAAQELAVDQFRSLGTNLLIVFSSSLGLADASNTRPITLDDLRAIAAEVPAVSAAVPSLVVNVRAVRGGVDRRYEATGTWPEYLSVLNLEIEEGRFLLPADIEEQRPVVVLGSEAARELFGLDPAAAIGETVLLNNLPFEVIGTLRSKPTVFGNSDAGLFLPVDVVANRFVGRRSPYGLELTAIFVSARSEADLPAAEFQIRNLLRQRHQLVGEDDFVVRNQKVLLDGAARILTLLRVLLTGTAALSLLVGGVGIMNVMLISVSERTSEIGLRKAIGADSRQILQQFATEAILIAVSGGVAGILLSSGLLVALQVFTPLATRVDAVAVAVSFSLSTGIGVVFGIFPARQAAQLDPIEALRA; encoded by the coding sequence ATGAGCCTACCGATTGCAGCCCGAATGGCCTGGCAAATGGTGCGCCGCTACCGCCTGCGCACCGGTTTAAGCATGTTAGGGATCCTCATCGGCAACGCCGCCGTCGTGGCCATTGCCGGGTTTGGCCATGCTGCCCAGGAGCTGGCCGTGGATCAGTTCCGTTCTTTGGGCACCAACTTGCTCATTGTCTTTTCTTCCAGCTTGGGCCTGGCGGACGCCAGCAACACCCGTCCCATTACCCTCGACGATCTACGGGCAATTGCCGCGGAAGTGCCCGCTGTGTCGGCAGCCGTCCCCAGTCTTGTGGTCAATGTGCGCGCCGTGCGGGGGGGAGTGGATCGCCGCTATGAGGCCACAGGCACCTGGCCGGAGTATTTGTCGGTGCTGAATTTGGAGATCGAGGAGGGGCGCTTTCTCTTGCCAGCGGATATTGAGGAGCAGCGCCCGGTGGTGGTGCTGGGCAGCGAGGCCGCCCGCGAGCTGTTCGGCTTGGATCCCGCTGCCGCCATCGGGGAGACGGTGCTGCTGAACAACCTGCCCTTCGAGGTAATCGGCACGTTGCGTTCTAAGCCAACGGTGTTTGGCAACAGCGATGCCGGCCTGTTTTTGCCGGTGGATGTGGTGGCCAACCGGTTTGTGGGGCGGCGCTCCCCCTATGGCCTGGAACTGACGGCGATCTTCGTCTCGGCCCGCTCCGAAGCAGATCTGCCGGCTGCCGAGTTCCAGATCCGCAACTTGCTGCGGCAACGGCACCAACTGGTGGGGGAGGATGACTTCGTCGTCCGCAACCAAAAGGTGTTGCTGGACGGGGCGGCCAGGATCTTAACCTTGCTGCGGGTGCTGCTGACCGGCACGGCGGCCCTCTCGCTGCTGGTGGGCGGGGTGGGGATCATGAATGTGATGCTGATCTCGGTGTCGGAACGCACCTCCGAGATCGGGTTGCGCAAGGCGATCGGCGCCGATAGCCGGCAAATTTTGCAGCAGTTTGCCACCGAAGCTATTCTCATTGCCGTCAGCGGGGGCGTGGCCGGGATCCTCCTCAGCAGCGGCCTGCTGGTGGCGCTGCAAGTGTTCACCCCCCTGGCCACCCGCGTGGATGCAGTGGCGGTGGCGGTGTCCTTTTCCCTCTCGACGGGGATCGGGGTGGTTTTCGGCATTTTCCCGGCCCGCCAAGCGGCGCAACTAGATCCCATCGAGGCCCTGCGAGCCTGA